Proteins co-encoded in one Zonotrichia albicollis isolate bZonAlb1 chromosome 30, bZonAlb1.hap1, whole genome shotgun sequence genomic window:
- the LOC141725698 gene encoding uncharacterized protein LOC141725698 → MSSMSLTPLSPVSLSPMPPMSPCLQCPQCPHCPQCPLSSPGSVPSVPSLPSGLSPAVPKAWQDPSVSPGPCPPLPAVSPAWGQACGATSAARAFPHCVPNNGSATCRGPCPLPGDSGTHTGTAGQTRGQQDTGTGAHGPVAPWLLTAGCRWGGLCAVPPGWHCWWPPRPPRSGHSAGHRGARPAWGCGTAASGDSATRMPPPQLSWRPPGRCCCSRWWPRPRGSSWGCPWGPGGARRERERAAGATLLLAGLLSLLGLGLGSGGALALLGPPRSSWSFSWSFILAWVAAALLASAGIFHICSASKDPSPESSEVGGS, encoded by the exons atgtcctcaatgtccctgaccccactgtccccagtgtccctgtccccaatgccccccatgtccccatgtttgcagtgtccccagtgtccccactgtccccagtgtcccctttCCAGCCCGGGcagtgttcccagtgtccccagcctgccctcGGGGCTGTCACCCGCTGTCCCCAAGGCCTGGCAGGACCCGTCCGTGTCACCAGGGCCGTGTCCCCCCCTCCCAGCGGTGTCACCCGCCTGGGGACAGGCTTGTGGTGCCACCTCAGCAGCCAGAGCCTTCCCGCATTGTGTCCCCAACAATGGCAGTGCCACGTGCCGGgggccctgtcccctccctggggacagcgggacacacacggggacagcaggacagacacggggacagcaggacacGGGGACAGGCGCCCATGGGCCAGTGGCACCGTGGCTGCTGACGGCAG gATGCCGCTGGGGGGGTCTCTGTGCGGTGCCAccgggctggcactgctggtggcCGCCACGGCCACCCCGTTCTGGGCACAGCGCCGGGCACCGGGGggcacggccagcctggggctgtggcaCGGCTGCCTCGGGGGACAGTGCCACCCGCATGCCACCACCCCAG ctctcctggaggcCACccgggcgctgctgctgctctcggTGGTGGCCGCGGCCGCGGGGCTcgtcctggggctgcccctgggggCCCGGCGGGGCCCGGCGGGAGCGGGAACGGGCAGCGggggccaccctgctgctggcag ggctgctgtcccTCCTGGGGCTCGGGCTCGGTTCTGGGggggctctggccctgctgggccccCCCCGCAGCTCCTGGAGCTTCTCCTGGTCCTTCATCCTGGCCTGGGTGGCGGCGGCGCTGCTGGCATCGGCCG
- the LOC141725700 gene encoding uncharacterized protein LOC141725700 has translation MWELLLLLPLGLGAALGTPGPGGPAGGCQHCRSPHGGLAVTNATLGSSVTLRCPAAGAPLGRLVTVRWWHFGGDPAVPAVPVCARGRGPPRCHPPYGARAALVAPGVTPGVAADVAADVAPVSLELRDVQGGDSGTFTCLLVGDGDCSCGTVTLRVALGAPCSPPCSGAPPRGGRGIVTIVTAIVTAIVTAIVTASVTAVLPLPPARGH, from the exons GTCCCGGTGGCCCCGCGGGGGGGTGCCAGCATTGTCGCAGCCCTCACGGTGGCCTGGCGGTGACCAACGCCACTCTGGGCTCCAGTGTCACCCTGCGCTGTCCCGCGGCGGGCGCGCCCCTGGGCCGGTTGGTGACAGTGCgctggtggcactttgggggtgaccccgctgtccccgctgtccccgtgtGCGCCCGGGGCCGGGGTCCCCCTCGGTGCCACCCCCCGTACGGCGCCAGGGCAGCGCTGGTGGCACCCGGTGTCACCCCCGGTGTCGCCGCCGATGTCGCCGCCGATGTCGCCCCGGTGTCGCTGGAGCTGCgggatgtgcagggaggggacagtggcacCTTCACGTGTCTGCTGGTGGGGGACGGCGACTGTTCGTGTGGCACTGTGACACTGCGGGTGGCACTCG gtgccccctgcagccccccctgCTCTGGGGCGCCCCCGCGCGGCGGCCGCGGCATCGTCACCATTGTCACCGCCATTGTCACCGCCATTGTCACCGCCATTGTCACCGCCAGTGTCACCGCGGTCCTCCCGCTGCCACCGGCCCGCGGGCACTGA